The Opisthocomus hoazin isolate bOpiHoa1 chromosome 30, bOpiHoa1.hap1, whole genome shotgun sequence genome has a window encoding:
- the LOC142364898 gene encoding scale keratin-like, whose protein sequence is MSCYDLCPPKTSVAVPQPIAESCNELCARQCPDSSAFIQPPPVVVTFPGPILSSFPQQAVLGSSGAPAFGGSLGLGGLYGAGATLGSGGLCTFGRPYASPAYSPCALPRYSKKLWDTCGPC, encoded by the coding sequence ATGTCTTGCTACGACCTGTGCCCACCCAAGACCAGcgttgctgtcccacagcccatcgCTGAGAGCTGCAACGAGCTGTGTGCCCGGCAGTGCCCCGACTCCTCAGCCTTCATCCAGCCACCGCCTGTGGTCGTCACcttccccggccccatcctcagctccttcccccagcaagccgTGCTGGGCTCGTCCGGAGCACCGGCCTTTggaggctccctggggctggggggtctctaCGGTGCTGGTGCCACGCTGGGCTCGGGGGGCCTCTGCACCTTTGGCAGACCCTATGCTTCTCCTGCCTACAGCCCTTGTGCCTTGCCCCGCTACAGCAAGAAGCTGTGGGACACCTGTGGGCCCTGCTAA
- the LOC142364897 gene encoding scale keratin-like has product MSCYDLCPPKTSVAVPQPIAESCNELCARQCPDSSAFIQPPPVVVTFPGPILSSFPQQAVLGSSGAPAFGGSLGLGGLYGAGATLGSGGLCSFGRPYASPAYSPCALPRYSKKLWDTCGPC; this is encoded by the coding sequence ATGTCTTGCTACGACCTGTGCCCACCCAAGACCAGcgttgctgtcccacagcccatcgCTGAGAGCTGCAACGAGCTGTGTGCCCGGCAGTGCCCCGACTCCTCAGCCTTCATCCAGCCACCGCCTGTGGTCGTCACcttccccggccccatcctcagctccttcccccagcaagccgTGCTGGGCTCGTCCGGAGCACCGGCCTTTggaggctccctggggctggggggcctctACGGTGCTGGTGCCACGCTGGGCTCGGGGGGCCTCTGCAGCTTTGGCAGACCCTATGCTTCTCCTGCCTACAGCCCTTGTGCCTTGCCCCGCTACAGCAAGAAGCTGTGGGACACCTGTGGGCCCTGCTAA